In Luteolibacter arcticus, the following proteins share a genomic window:
- a CDS encoding M12 family metallopeptidase: protein MTPRAGIPALLFLWSATLASGGLYPNTISPGNVPWPGGVVPYVFDAGLSAAQRQIYLAGLREFELAANVQFIPRTAETQHVLFKYDPQGPNRVSGSQPQLVEINSLRRGQICHEMGHSFGLEHEHQRPDQGLYIEVLEENIYPGNEHLFQVAAGMTPFGPYDFESVMHYGRDVLSVPPGVLDTIQVKPGFSKYQLRLGNYALSPGDRALMAFLYGPPVVAPSPIVTTTADGGPGSLRAAIYFAQDHPSTPVTFNIPTSDPGHSAGIFTIKPTSFLPPLATDGLVIDATTQPGFAGQPVVFLDGSAMPIESGDAPGLLIRESACRVKGLGIIRFPWCGIVMELPDATGNVVSGCWIGLNAAGIAAPNVKQGIQLSDGASGNTIGGTAPADRNVLSGNGEYGVWMSGSATAGNSVLGNPIGTNPAGTAAVANGSGGVIVTGGAHHQTIGSAAAGNLISGNVSAGLWLTGAGVSDNVVRGNRFGTNFSGNAAVPNGFAGANIINGAADNLISGNVFSGNVSEGLRLAGSGTTGNLVEGNRAGTNAAGTAALPNGFVGIAVYQGATGNRIEGNLLSGNGTVGLAFADAGTSDNLAAGNFIGTDVTGTAPLSNGFAGVYLTGGCNGNWLGDGPGSGNLISGNAVIGVLIADPATHGNIVRNNRIGPDANGALSLSNQDDGIRIQNGAQVSMIGGSASGAANVIAGNTARGIALFNAATAGHAFSRNSIHGNGWQGIGVYDGSNGGQAAPVLSAATLGVATHVTGSLSGQANSSHELEFFSSESGSPSSGRHFLGATTATTNGAGVATIDLVLPAPIPAGGVITATARGGGGTSEFSNGVTVTTTDSDSDGLPDAYESTIPGLSSANAADAGDDFDADGFSNLDEYLAGTAPRDPASRLFATGQRSGESFVVSFPSVPGQTYRVDAAVTPSGPWLSEAMHLHGTGGTMDVTLPASGPRRFFRVITGP from the coding sequence CAATGTCCCGTGGCCGGGGGGCGTGGTGCCTTATGTCTTCGATGCCGGCCTGTCCGCCGCGCAGCGCCAGATCTACTTGGCCGGCCTGCGTGAGTTCGAGCTGGCGGCGAACGTGCAGTTCATCCCGCGGACGGCGGAAACGCAGCACGTGCTTTTCAAATACGACCCGCAGGGGCCGAACCGCGTCTCCGGCAGCCAGCCGCAACTCGTGGAGATCAACAGCCTGAGGCGCGGGCAGATCTGCCACGAAATGGGTCACTCCTTCGGGCTCGAGCACGAGCACCAGCGGCCGGATCAGGGCCTCTACATCGAGGTGCTGGAGGAGAACATTTACCCCGGCAACGAGCACCTTTTCCAAGTCGCGGCCGGCATGACCCCGTTCGGGCCCTATGATTTCGAGTCCGTCATGCACTACGGCCGCGACGTGCTGTCGGTGCCGCCGGGCGTGCTGGACACGATCCAAGTGAAGCCGGGTTTCTCGAAATACCAGCTTCGCCTCGGCAACTACGCGCTCAGCCCCGGCGACCGGGCCTTGATGGCGTTTCTCTACGGGCCTCCGGTCGTCGCGCCGTCGCCGATCGTGACCACCACTGCCGATGGCGGGCCGGGCAGCCTGCGGGCGGCGATCTACTTCGCGCAGGATCACCCTAGCACCCCGGTCACCTTCAATATCCCAACCAGCGACCCCGGCCACAGCGCGGGCATCTTCACGATCAAGCCGACCTCATTCCTCCCGCCGCTGGCGACCGATGGCCTCGTTATCGACGCCACCACACAGCCCGGCTTCGCGGGCCAGCCGGTTGTCTTTCTGGATGGCTCGGCCATGCCGATCGAGTCGGGAGACGCCCCGGGCCTGTTGATCCGCGAGTCGGCTTGCCGGGTGAAAGGGCTCGGCATCATCCGTTTCCCGTGGTGCGGCATCGTGATGGAGCTGCCCGATGCCACCGGCAATGTCGTCTCCGGCTGCTGGATCGGCCTGAATGCCGCGGGAATCGCCGCGCCCAACGTGAAGCAAGGGATCCAGCTCAGCGATGGCGCGAGCGGCAACACGATCGGTGGAACTGCTCCAGCGGACCGCAATGTCCTCTCTGGAAACGGTGAATACGGCGTCTGGATGTCAGGCAGTGCCACCGCGGGCAACAGCGTGCTGGGCAACCCCATCGGCACCAATCCCGCGGGGACCGCGGCGGTGGCGAACGGCTCCGGCGGGGTGATCGTCACCGGTGGCGCGCATCACCAGACGATCGGCAGCGCCGCGGCGGGGAATCTGATCTCGGGAAACGTTTCCGCCGGCCTGTGGCTTACCGGAGCCGGCGTCTCGGACAACGTCGTGCGCGGCAACCGCTTCGGCACCAACTTCTCGGGAAATGCCGCCGTGCCGAATGGTTTCGCGGGGGCCAACATCATCAATGGAGCCGCGGACAATCTCATCTCCGGGAATGTTTTCTCCGGCAACGTTTCCGAAGGCCTGCGCCTCGCCGGCAGCGGCACCACCGGCAATCTCGTCGAAGGCAACCGCGCCGGAACGAATGCCGCCGGAACCGCCGCGTTGCCGAATGGCTTCGTCGGCATTGCGGTCTATCAAGGTGCGACGGGGAACCGCATCGAAGGCAATCTCTTGTCCGGGAACGGCACCGTCGGCCTCGCCTTCGCGGATGCCGGCACCTCGGACAATCTCGCCGCGGGCAATTTCATCGGCACCGATGTCACCGGCACCGCGCCTTTGTCGAATGGCTTTGCCGGCGTGTATCTCACCGGCGGCTGCAATGGCAACTGGCTCGGCGACGGCCCGGGCAGCGGCAACCTGATCTCCGGCAATGCGGTGATCGGCGTCCTCATCGCCGACCCCGCTACCCATGGGAATATCGTGCGCAACAACCGCATCGGGCCGGATGCCAACGGGGCGCTTTCGTTGTCGAACCAGGACGATGGCATCCGCATTCAAAACGGCGCGCAGGTCTCGATGATCGGCGGCAGCGCTTCCGGTGCCGCCAATGTCATCGCGGGAAACACGGCTCGCGGGATCGCGCTCTTCAACGCCGCCACCGCGGGTCACGCGTTCTCAAGGAACTCGATCCATGGCAACGGGTGGCAGGGAATCGGGGTTTACGATGGCTCGAATGGCGGCCAAGCCGCGCCGGTCCTCAGTGCTGCGACGCTCGGCGTGGCGACCCATGTGACCGGCTCGTTGAGCGGCCAGGCGAACTCCAGTCATGAGCTGGAGTTCTTCTCCTCGGAAAGCGGGAGTCCCTCCAGCGGCCGGCATTTTCTCGGTGCCACCACCGCCACCACGAACGGTGCCGGTGTGGCTACGATCGATCTCGTACTTCCCGCGCCCATTCCGGCCGGCGGCGTGATCACCGCGACGGCGCGAGGCGGTGGGGGAACCTCGGAGTTCTCCAATGGCGTGACGGTGACCACCACCGATAGCGACAGCGACGGCCTCCCGGATGCCTACGAAAGCACGATTCCCGGCTTGAGTTCCGCCAATGCCGCCGATGCCGGAGACGACTTCGACGCCGACGGCTTCTCCAATCTCGACGAGTACCTCGCCGGTACCGCCCCGCGCGATCCGGCGAGCCGCTTGTTCGCCACCGGCCAGCGCAGTGGTGAAAGCTTCGTCGTGTCGTTTCCCTCGGTTCCCGGGCAGACCTATCGCGTCGATGCCGCCGTAACCCCCAGCGGCCCGTGGCTTTCCGAGGCGATGCACCTGCATGGCACGGGTGGGACGATGGATGTCACCCTGCCCGCTTCCGGACCGAGACGTTTCTTCCGGGTAATCACCGGGCCATAG
- a CDS encoding heme-binding protein, which produces MKKRFFPLLVLLSAGGLQAEPEPAKEPAPVYVDEAPLPKGWPQPGPYDEVVEKKYPAYRAAFTGGKGETLAFWTLFAHIKRKDIPMTAPVEMGLDAEDKQASMAFLYQSDEVGNPGQDGNKVEVRDVPAAPALSYAWQGTDSKENIAKAKAALEASLGQRKVEPKGFRLLGYNGPGTPRAKRTWELQALLK; this is translated from the coding sequence GTGAAAAAGCGATTCTTCCCCCTGCTTGTCCTGCTTTCTGCCGGAGGACTACAAGCCGAGCCGGAGCCGGCGAAAGAGCCGGCACCGGTCTACGTGGACGAGGCACCCCTGCCAAAAGGCTGGCCGCAACCTGGTCCGTATGACGAGGTCGTTGAAAAGAAATATCCGGCCTACCGCGCCGCATTCACCGGTGGCAAGGGCGAGACCCTCGCCTTTTGGACGCTTTTCGCCCACATCAAGCGCAAGGATATTCCCATGACTGCTCCGGTCGAGATGGGACTGGATGCTGAAGACAAGCAGGCCTCCATGGCTTTCCTCTATCAGAGCGACGAGGTCGGCAACCCCGGCCAGGATGGGAACAAGGTGGAAGTCCGGGACGTGCCCGCCGCCCCGGCGCTCAGCTATGCTTGGCAAGGGACGGACTCGAAGGAAAATATCGCCAAGGCAAAGGCGGCATTGGAAGCCTCGCTTGGACAGCGAAAGGTCGAACCCAAGGGCTTCCGGCTTCTTGGTTACAATGGCCCGGGTACCCCGCGCGCCAAACGCACGTGGGAACTTCAAGCTTTGCTGAAGTGA
- a CDS encoding winged helix-turn-helix domain-containing protein: MIDFSKLDKTIHEKGRLGIMTLLASRVEPWPFQDLKGELDMSDGNLITHLRTLEQAGYISGEKHTGDGRPQTLYTLTKPGRKAFEDYLGILEQILNLGK; this comes from the coding sequence ATGATCGACTTCTCCAAACTCGACAAGACCATTCACGAGAAGGGGCGGCTCGGCATCATGACGCTGCTCGCTTCCCGCGTGGAGCCGTGGCCGTTCCAGGACCTCAAGGGCGAGTTGGACATGAGCGATGGCAACCTGATCACGCACCTCCGCACGCTGGAGCAGGCCGGTTACATTTCCGGTGAGAAGCACACGGGCGATGGCCGCCCGCAGACGCTCTACACGCTGACCAAGCCGGGCCGGAAGGCCTTCGAGGACTACCTCGGCATCCTCGAGCAGATCCTCAACCTCGGGAAATGA
- a CDS encoding endonuclease/exonuclease/phosphatase family protein, with protein MTRERRLRILRGVAAGGLAMAWVGLLCRGKDGTALTATLFYATPWLLRLIAGVLAVSVLKHWGFRVMAATCVFVSLLEGWHSCRLDDVPVVPAGSLTVSVWNAGRGLDANPAAWPAVGQSDLSAVVECGNFGADEWKRFTAANPDHEWRRFDTSTMLGVRGKILSHESLGVHDLFRCHRVKVMLPGHGELNVVVADVRSQPWISREPSLAGILKAAVGDPRAIVLGDFNTPPESRWFRTWHEQGFTLANDGPHCGFRETWAYGLPLLTLDHVWLGSGWKALWTERSRHGSDHAMVTCRLGGG; from the coding sequence ATGACGCGGGAGCGACGGCTGCGCATCCTGCGTGGCGTGGCCGCTGGCGGTCTCGCAATGGCCTGGGTCGGCCTGTTGTGTCGCGGCAAGGATGGCACGGCCCTCACCGCGACCTTGTTCTATGCGACGCCTTGGTTGCTGCGGTTGATTGCGGGAGTGCTCGCGGTGAGCGTGCTCAAGCACTGGGGCTTCCGGGTGATGGCGGCGACCTGCGTTTTCGTTTCGCTGTTAGAAGGCTGGCATTCGTGTCGTCTCGACGATGTGCCGGTGGTTCCCGCGGGATCGCTCACCGTTTCAGTATGGAATGCCGGTCGTGGTCTCGACGCGAATCCCGCGGCGTGGCCAGCCGTCGGGCAGTCCGATCTATCCGCCGTGGTCGAGTGCGGCAACTTCGGTGCCGACGAATGGAAGCGCTTCACTGCGGCAAATCCCGACCACGAGTGGCGACGCTTCGACACAAGTACGATGCTTGGCGTACGTGGCAAGATTCTCTCCCACGAGTCGCTCGGTGTGCACGACCTCTTCCGCTGCCATCGGGTGAAGGTCATGCTGCCCGGCCATGGCGAGCTGAACGTGGTCGTGGCCGATGTCCGCTCGCAGCCGTGGATTTCGCGTGAGCCGTCGCTGGCCGGTATTCTGAAAGCTGCTGTCGGGGATCCTCGGGCCATTGTTCTCGGTGACTTCAACACGCCACCGGAATCGCGCTGGTTCCGCACGTGGCATGAGCAAGGATTCACTCTGGCAAACGATGGCCCGCATTGCGGCTTCCGCGAGACGTGGGCATACGGGCTGCCGTTGTTGACGCTGGACCACGTCTGGCTCGGGTCGGGATGGAAAGCGCTCTGGACGGAACGTTCCCGCCACGGTTCCGACCACGCCATGGTAACTTGCCGGCTCGGTGGGGGCTGA
- a CDS encoding HAD family hydrolase — MPLSAVIFDFDGVVIDSHEAHERSWFLLADELGQTLTRETFVSTFGQRNESILPFLGWAKEDDRAHIQQLGDRKEVLYREILRAVGIEPLPGVVTLLENLKAEGIPCAIGTSTPRANVECVLELTGLAPFFNDIAASEDVSRGKPDPEVFLKAAAKLGADPASCVVIEDAHVGIRAAKAAGMKSVAVTTTHPAESLAKEEPDRIQTSLETVDAAFLRDLW; from the coding sequence ATGCCCCTTTCCGCGGTGATCTTCGACTTCGACGGCGTGGTGATCGACTCCCACGAAGCCCACGAGCGTTCCTGGTTCCTGCTCGCGGACGAGCTTGGCCAGACGCTGACCCGTGAGACCTTCGTCTCCACCTTCGGCCAGAGGAATGAAAGCATCCTGCCCTTCCTCGGCTGGGCGAAGGAAGATGACCGCGCACACATCCAACAGCTCGGCGACCGCAAGGAGGTGCTTTACCGCGAAATCCTCCGTGCTGTCGGCATCGAGCCGCTGCCAGGCGTGGTCACTCTGTTAGAAAACCTGAAGGCCGAGGGCATTCCCTGCGCCATCGGCACCTCCACGCCGCGGGCGAATGTCGAGTGCGTGCTGGAACTCACCGGGCTTGCGCCATTCTTCAATGACATCGCCGCGTCGGAAGACGTCTCGCGGGGCAAGCCGGACCCGGAGGTTTTCCTGAAAGCCGCCGCCAAGCTCGGTGCCGATCCCGCATCGTGCGTGGTCATCGAGGATGCCCACGTCGGCATCCGCGCCGCGAAAGCCGCCGGCATGAAATCAGTGGCCGTCACCACCACGCATCCGGCGGAATCGTTGGCAAAGGAAGAGCCAGACCGCATCCAAACGTCACTCGAGACGGTGGATGCGGCCTTCCTACGAGATCTCTGGTAG
- a CDS encoding POTRA domain-containing protein, which yields MQRSWRLLLLVIFGLGSCAAPVRVEDVEGKAVSKVAIRYHGPRTVEEARLRTHIGTTAGSVYKSDRVDNDIKALYESGLVNDVRVLAKPKRIGVEVVFKVQTRGAICCSGFAGNTVFSDQRLAKQTGIRVGQKIDGPILTTAARRIEAYYQARGYPGTRVIHRSESGVVIFIIEEGPGPG from the coding sequence ATGCAACGCAGCTGGCGTCTCCTGCTTCTTGTCATCTTTGGCCTCGGTAGCTGCGCGGCACCCGTTCGCGTCGAAGACGTGGAAGGAAAAGCGGTTTCAAAAGTAGCCATCCGCTACCACGGGCCGAGGACGGTTGAAGAAGCGCGGCTACGGACCCACATCGGGACCACAGCCGGGTCTGTCTACAAAAGCGATCGGGTCGACAATGACATCAAGGCGCTCTACGAGAGCGGTTTGGTCAATGACGTGCGGGTGCTCGCGAAGCCGAAAAGAATCGGAGTTGAGGTGGTCTTCAAAGTCCAAACGCGCGGCGCGATTTGTTGTTCGGGATTTGCCGGGAACACGGTCTTCTCGGACCAGCGTCTCGCGAAGCAAACCGGCATACGCGTGGGGCAAAAAATCGACGGTCCCATTCTCACCACCGCAGCGAGGAGAATCGAAGCCTACTACCAAGCCCGCGGATACCCCGGGACGCGGGTTATCCATAGGTCCGAATCGGGCGTTGTGATCTTCATCATCGAGGAAGGCCCGGGTCCCGGCTGA
- the katG gene encoding catalase/peroxidase HPI, translating into MSTEAKCPFHHAAASAGGTTNRDWWPSQLKVELLHQHSRKSDPMGCDFDYAAEFKSLDLAAVKKDLAALMTDSQDWWPADFGHYGPLFIRMAWHSAGTYRTGDGRGGGGRGQQRFAPLNSWPDNVSLDKARRLLWPIKQKYGRKISWADLMILTGNVALETMGFKTFGFGGGREDTWEPDHDVYWGTEKTWLGGDERYARGSEGVEKDGGVLVSDDNADGRIHSRNLENPLAAVQMGLIYVNPEGPDGNPDPVAAARDIRDTFGRMAMNDEETVALIAGGHTFGKTHGAGPADHVGPEPEAAGLEAQGFGWSNSFGTGKGGDTITSGLEVTWTQTPAQWSNYFFENLFGHEWELSKSPAGAQQWVAKGAAATIPDAHDPSKMRVPTMLTTDLALRADPAYEAISRRFLANPEQFADAFARAWFKLTHRDMGPRVRYLGPEVPAEELIWQDPIPAADQPLIDAQDIDALKSKILASGLSVSELVSTAWASASTFRGSDKRGGANGARIRLAPQKDWEANNPAQLAKVLTALEGIQGSFGKKVSLADLIVLGGCAGIEQAAKNAGHTVAAPFTPGRMDASPEQTDVESFAVLEPIADGFRNYLKGYYSIPAEVLLIDKAQLLTLTAPEMTVLVGGLRVLGANAGAAKHGVFTTRPEALTNDFFVNLLDMATEWKPVSSDAAEFEGRDRKTGDLKWTGTRVDLVFGSNSQLRAFAEVYGCADSQEKFVRDFVKAWDKVMNLDRFDLG; encoded by the coding sequence ATGTCCACCGAAGCGAAATGCCCGTTCCATCACGCCGCCGCCTCCGCCGGCGGCACCACCAACCGCGACTGGTGGCCGAGCCAGTTGAAGGTCGAACTCCTGCACCAACACTCTCGCAAGTCCGACCCGATGGGCTGCGACTTCGACTACGCGGCGGAGTTCAAGAGCCTCGATCTGGCGGCGGTGAAGAAGGACCTCGCGGCGCTGATGACCGACTCCCAGGATTGGTGGCCTGCGGACTTCGGTCACTACGGCCCGCTCTTCATCCGCATGGCGTGGCACAGCGCCGGCACCTATCGCACCGGCGATGGCCGGGGGGGTGGCGGCCGGGGGCAGCAGCGCTTTGCCCCGCTCAACAGTTGGCCGGACAACGTCAGCCTCGACAAGGCCCGCCGGCTCTTGTGGCCGATCAAACAGAAATACGGCCGCAAGATTTCATGGGCTGACCTGATGATCCTCACCGGCAACGTCGCGCTTGAGACAATGGGCTTCAAGACCTTCGGCTTCGGCGGCGGACGCGAGGACACCTGGGAGCCGGATCACGACGTCTACTGGGGCACCGAAAAGACCTGGCTGGGTGGCGACGAGCGCTATGCCCGCGGTTCCGAAGGCGTCGAGAAAGACGGCGGCGTGCTCGTGTCCGACGACAATGCCGACGGTCGCATCCACTCGCGCAATCTGGAGAACCCGCTGGCCGCGGTGCAGATGGGGCTGATCTACGTCAACCCGGAAGGTCCGGACGGCAACCCCGACCCGGTGGCCGCGGCGCGTGACATCCGCGACACCTTTGGCCGGATGGCGATGAACGACGAGGAAACCGTAGCGCTAATCGCCGGCGGCCACACCTTTGGCAAGACCCACGGTGCCGGCCCGGCAGACCATGTGGGACCGGAGCCCGAGGCAGCCGGACTCGAAGCGCAGGGCTTCGGTTGGAGCAACAGCTTCGGCACCGGCAAGGGCGGCGACACGATCACCAGCGGCCTGGAGGTCACATGGACCCAGACGCCGGCGCAATGGAGCAACTACTTCTTCGAGAATCTCTTCGGCCACGAATGGGAGCTCAGCAAGAGCCCGGCGGGTGCGCAGCAGTGGGTGGCGAAGGGGGCCGCTGCGACGATTCCCGACGCGCACGATCCCTCGAAGATGCGCGTGCCGACGATGCTGACCACCGATCTCGCGCTGCGGGCCGATCCGGCTTACGAAGCGATCTCGCGGCGCTTCCTGGCAAACCCGGAGCAGTTCGCCGACGCGTTCGCCCGGGCGTGGTTCAAGCTGACGCACCGCGACATGGGCCCACGGGTCCGCTACCTCGGCCCGGAAGTGCCCGCCGAAGAACTCATCTGGCAGGATCCCATTCCGGCGGCGGATCAGCCGTTGATCGATGCGCAGGACATCGATGCGCTGAAGAGCAAGATCCTGGCATCGGGCCTTTCGGTTTCGGAGCTGGTATCGACCGCTTGGGCGTCGGCTTCCACCTTCCGCGGCTCCGACAAGCGCGGCGGCGCGAATGGAGCGCGGATTCGCTTAGCCCCGCAGAAGGACTGGGAAGCCAACAACCCGGCCCAACTGGCGAAGGTTCTAACAGCGTTGGAAGGCATCCAGGGTTCCTTCGGCAAGAAAGTCTCGCTGGCCGATCTGATCGTGCTGGGCGGCTGCGCGGGCATCGAACAGGCCGCGAAGAATGCAGGTCACACCGTCGCGGCTCCCTTCACGCCGGGACGCATGGATGCCTCGCCGGAACAAACGGATGTGGAGTCGTTCGCGGTGCTGGAACCGATTGCCGATGGCTTCCGCAACTACCTCAAGGGCTACTACTCGATCCCGGCTGAAGTGCTGCTGATCGACAAGGCCCAACTGCTCACCCTGACCGCGCCCGAGATGACGGTGCTGGTGGGCGGCCTGCGCGTGCTCGGTGCCAACGCCGGTGCCGCCAAGCACGGCGTCTTCACCACCCGGCCCGAGGCATTGACCAACGACTTCTTCGTCAACCTGCTGGACATGGCCACGGAGTGGAAGCCGGTCTCGTCCGATGCCGCGGAATTCGAAGGCCGCGACCGCAAGACCGGCGACCTCAAGTGGACCGGCACCCGGGTCGATCTTGTCTTCGGGTCGAACTCCCAGCTCCGGGCCTTCGCGGAAGTCTACGGATGTGCGGACTCGCAGGAGAAATTCGTCCGCGACTTCGTAAAGGCGTGGGACAAGGTGATGAACCTTGATCGCTTCGATCTCGGCTGA
- a CDS encoding benzoate/H(+) symporter BenE family transporter has product MLKDFSLSALVTGFVSVLVGFTSSVAIIFQATQNLGATPEQTASWLWAIGIGMGVPSIVMSLATRKPILIAWSTPGAAVIGAAAAAGHLTMPQAIACFLLNGVLIAIAGFSGGFEKIMNRLPLPLASALLAGVLARFALDAFVAIPRNPLLVLSMAAAYVLGRRFWPRANVPVILVIGVAIAAAQGLLHMELVPWNITTPVWVTPEWSVPALIGTGIPLFIVTMASQNLPGIAALRVGGYEAPVSRIIGWTGVSTFLLAPFGAFGINLAAITAAFCIGPEAHPDPRRRYWAPVSAGFFYLLVGLFGATVAGLFAAFPKELVLAVAGLALLTTIGNALSAALADEGYREASVMTFFVTLSGITLLGIGAAFWAIVAGAIVLAFRRKAV; this is encoded by the coding sequence ATGTTGAAGGACTTTTCGCTCTCCGCCCTCGTCACCGGTTTCGTGTCGGTGCTGGTCGGTTTCACCAGCTCGGTGGCGATCATTTTCCAGGCGACCCAGAACCTTGGCGCGACCCCGGAGCAAACGGCCTCATGGCTGTGGGCGATCGGCATCGGCATGGGCGTGCCGAGCATCGTGATGTCGCTGGCGACGCGGAAGCCGATCCTGATCGCGTGGTCCACGCCGGGTGCGGCGGTGATCGGTGCGGCGGCCGCGGCGGGGCACCTGACGATGCCGCAGGCGATCGCGTGCTTCCTTTTGAATGGCGTGCTGATCGCCATCGCGGGCTTCAGCGGCGGCTTTGAAAAAATCATGAACCGGCTGCCCCTGCCGCTCGCCTCGGCGCTACTGGCCGGGGTGCTGGCGAGGTTCGCGCTGGATGCCTTCGTGGCGATCCCGCGGAACCCGCTGCTGGTCCTATCCATGGCCGCTGCCTACGTGCTCGGCCGGCGCTTCTGGCCACGAGCCAATGTGCCGGTGATCCTGGTCATTGGCGTCGCCATCGCCGCCGCGCAGGGGCTGCTTCACATGGAGCTGGTGCCGTGGAACATCACCACGCCGGTGTGGGTGACGCCGGAATGGTCGGTGCCGGCGCTGATCGGCACGGGCATCCCGCTGTTCATCGTGACGATGGCGTCACAAAACCTGCCGGGCATCGCGGCACTCCGTGTGGGCGGCTACGAGGCTCCGGTCTCGCGGATCATCGGCTGGACCGGCGTTTCCACCTTCCTGCTCGCGCCTTTCGGGGCCTTCGGAATCAATCTGGCAGCGATCACCGCGGCCTTCTGCATCGGGCCGGAGGCGCACCCCGACCCGCGACGCCGCTACTGGGCACCGGTTTCCGCGGGCTTTTTCTACCTGCTGGTCGGCCTCTTCGGCGCGACGGTCGCCGGTCTGTTCGCCGCCTTTCCGAAGGAACTGGTGCTCGCCGTGGCCGGCCTCGCGCTGCTGACGACCATCGGCAATGCGCTTTCCGCCGCGCTGGCCGATGAAGGCTACCGCGAGGCCTCGGTGATGACGTTCTTCGTGACGCTGTCCGGCATCACCCTCCTCGGGATCGGCGCGGCCTTCTGGGCGATCGTCGCCGGGGCGATCGTGCTGGCATTCCGACGGAAGGCCGTTTGA
- a CDS encoding HigA family addiction module antitoxin, with product MPLPNAFAETLRETLEEWPVNQKEVSQATGIPVARLSEMKSGKRRCTPEYDLRLSRYFSMEPGFWMRLQLHYEMQRAGLEFGKLIESEVKPAA from the coding sequence ATGCCCTTACCCAACGCCTTTGCGGAGACCCTTCGCGAAACCTTGGAAGAATGGCCGGTGAACCAGAAGGAAGTCTCGCAGGCTACCGGGATTCCCGTGGCGCGGCTTTCCGAAATGAAGAGCGGAAAGCGCCGCTGCACCCCGGAGTACGACCTCCGGCTTTCCCGCTACTTTTCAATGGAGCCCGGCTTCTGGATGCGCCTCCAGCTTCACTACGAAATGCAGCGAGCCGGGCTTGAGTTCGGGAAGCTCATCGAGTCGGAAGTGAAGCCGGCGGCGTGA
- a CDS encoding dienelactone hydrolase family protein, with protein sequence MKSLFLSLLAMGSASAALIEKSVEYEHDGVKLEGFHVYDDAVEGKRPAVMVIHQWTGLSDYEKERSRMLAQLGYNVLAADIYGKGVRPVPPAAGQEAGKYKGNRELYRGRLNAGLEVLKKDERTDTAKIAAIGYCFGGAGVLELARSGADIAGVVSFHGSLDAADGMAATKDGVKAKVLVCHGAVDPHVPTEQVQGFGKEMEDAGADWQLVAYGDAVHSFTQKMAGNDPSKGSAYNEKADKRSWEAMKSFFAEIFGK encoded by the coding sequence ATGAAATCGCTCTTCCTCTCCCTCCTCGCCATGGGTTCCGCCTCCGCCGCCTTGATCGAGAAGTCCGTCGAATATGAGCACGATGGCGTGAAGCTCGAGGGCTTCCACGTTTACGATGACGCCGTCGAAGGCAAGCGCCCCGCAGTGATGGTGATCCACCAGTGGACCGGCCTGAGCGATTACGAAAAGGAGCGCAGCCGGATGCTGGCGCAGCTCGGCTACAATGTCCTGGCCGCCGACATCTACGGCAAAGGCGTCCGCCCCGTGCCACCCGCGGCCGGACAGGAAGCCGGGAAATACAAGGGCAACCGCGAACTCTATCGCGGCCGCCTGAACGCCGGCCTCGAAGTCCTGAAGAAAGACGAGCGCACCGACACCGCGAAGATCGCCGCGATTGGCTACTGCTTCGGCGGTGCCGGCGTGCTGGAGCTGGCCCGCAGCGGTGCCGACATCGCGGGGGTGGTTTCCTTTCACGGCAGTCTGGATGCCGCTGACGGCATGGCGGCCACGAAGGACGGCGTGAAGGCCAAGGTGCTGGTCTGCCATGGTGCCGTGGATCCCCACGTGCCGACCGAGCAGGTGCAGGGCTTCGGCAAGGAGATGGAAGATGCCGGTGCCGACTGGCAGCTCGTGGCCTACGGCGATGCCGTGCACTCCTTCACCCAGAAGATGGCCGGCAACGACCCTTCGAAGGGCTCGGCCTACAACGAGAAGGCGGACAAGCGCTCCTGGGAGGCGATGAAGTCGTTCTTCGCAGAGATTTTCGGGAAGTAA